Below is a genomic region from Burkholderia pseudomultivorans.
TGTTCGACCCGGCCAGCATCGCGGCTGCGGTGCCGGGCCATGACGTGGTCGCGAGCGCATACGGCCCGAAGCAGGACGATGCCGCCAAGGTCGTCGCAGCCGCGAAAGCGCTCGTCGCCGGCACGCGTGCAGCCGGCCTGAAGCGGCTCGTCGTGGTGGGCGGCGCCGGTTCGCTCGAGGTCGCGCCGGGCAAGCAGCTCGTCGACAGCGAAGGGTTCCCGGAAGCGTACAAGGCGGTCGCGCTCGCGCATCGCGATGCGTTCGATTACCTGAAGACGGTCGCGGATCTCGACTGGACGTTCTTCGCGCCGGCCGCGCTGATCGCGCCGGGCGAACGCACGGGCAAGTTCCGCACGGGCACCGGCAAGCTGATCGCGGACGCGGACGGCAACAGCAGGATTTCGGCGGAAGACTACGCGGTCGCGTTCGTCGACGCGCTCGAGCAGGGCAGCTTCGTGCGCGAGATCGCGACGGTCGCATATTGAGCGGCGCGACGGCCGGCGGCGCGTGACCGCCGGCGCGGCCCGCGCGCGGTGTCGAACCCGCGCCGGGCGACGGTTTCAGGCGATTCCACCCTGGCGGGCGGGATTGCCTTTTCTTTGGGCGCGACTCATGCGGGCGCCGCGACCTCGACGAGCGCGTTGACATGCGTCGCGATCTGCTCGCCCGGCACGCCGTACACGTGCAGCGAGATCGCGGGCGCGCCGGCAGATGCGCAGTCGTGGCCGAGCCGGTGAATGCCTTGCGGGCCGCCGCGCACGAACGATACCGCGCCGGCGTCGCGCCGCTGCCGGCGGGCTTCGATCGCGTGATCGGCGGCCGTGTCGCGGTCGTACAGCGTTTCGGTCAGCGTGCCTTCGAGCACCGTGTAGCCGCACCACGTGCGGTGCGCGTGCACGGGGCTGCACTGGCCCGGGCGCCAGACCAGCGCGACGATCGTGTAGCGGCCGAGCGGATCGGCGGCGAGCAGGTGGCGGCAGTACGTCTGCGGATCGCCGCGGCGTTGCGCGTCGGTCAGCCAGCGCGTGGCCGCGCCGGCTTCGGCGAGCGCCGCGCGCATGCGGCGCGCGAATGCGGGGTGTTGCGCGGGATCGTCGTGCGACGACGCTCCGCTCGCGTGGACGGCCTCGAACGCCTCGTCGATCCGTGCGCACAGGCGGGCGAGCGCCGGGCGCACCGCGGACGCAGAAGCGGGCGCGATATCCGCAGCGGCGGTCGCGACGCGTCGGGTTGCGACGCGGGCAAGCGTGGACGTTTGCATGGCGTTGTTTCTCCGGGTCGGGGCGGCCGCACGGCGAGTGCGTGTGCCTGATTGGTATTTATACCGGTCGACGCCGAGAAACAGTTTTCATATTGTTCCCCAGTCATGCAGATGCATAGAATAAATTTCTATTTACGAGGGACTGGAGAAATGGACGCCATCGATCGCAAGCTGCTGGAGCTGCTGCAGGCGGACGCGACACTGCCGATCGCGGAACTGGCGCAGCGCGTGAACCTGTCGCAGACGCCGTGCTGGAAGCGCGTGCAACGACTGAAGGAGACCGGCGCGATCCGCGCGCAGGTCGCGCTGTGCGATCCGCGCAAGCTCGGCGTCGGCACGACCGTGTTCGTCGCGATCCGCACGAATCAGCACACCGAAGAGTGGGCGCAGCGCTTCACGCAGGCCGTGCGCGACATGCCGGAAGTCGTCGAGGTCTACCGGATGAGCGGCGAGACCGACTATCTGCTGCGGGTCGTCGTGGCCGGCATCGACGATTACGATCGCGTCTACAAGCAGTTGATCCGCGCGGTGCCGCTGTTCGACGTCAGCTCGTCGTTCGCGATGGAGCAGATCAAGTATTCGACGGCCTTGCCGGTGCGCGATCTCGTGGAATCCGCGTAGCGCGGCGCGGTGTCGTGCGCGGCACCGGGCGAACCGGCCGGCCGCACAGGCGCGCGCTGCGCTCAGCGACCGCGCATCAGCGCCCGCGCGCGTTCGTCGGCGAGCGCGTCGCGGCGCACGAAGTCCGCCACGAAGGCACTGGCCGGCCGGTGGTGAAGCGCATGCGGCGTATCCCATTGCGCGAGCCGGCCTTCGTGCATCACGCCGATCCGGTCGGCGATCGCGAATGCTTCGGCCTGGTTGTGCGTGACGAGGATCGCGGTATGGCCGGTGCGCTTCAGGATCTCGCGCAGCTCGAAGGCGAGCCGTTCGCGCGTATCGACATCGAGGTTCGAGAACGGCTCGTCGAGCAGCAACAGTTCCGGCGACGGCGCGAGCGCGCGGGCGAGCGCGACGCGCTGCTGCTGGCCGCCCGACAGCTCGTGCGGATACGCGCCGGCCGATTGCGCGAGACCGACGAGTTCGAGCATGTCCGCGACGCGCGCGCGCCGTTCGGGCTTCGGCATCCGGCGCAGCCCGAATGCGACGTTGTCGGCCGCGCTCAGGTGCGGGAACAGCGCATAGTCCTGGAACATCATGCCGATGCGCCGCCGTTCGGGCGGCACGTCGAGTGTCGGCGTCGCGACGGCGGCGCCGTCGAGCACGATGCGTCCCGCGCGCACGGGCTCGAAACCCGCGATCGCGCGCAGCACGGTGGTCTTTCCGCAGCCCGACGCGCCGAGCAGGCAGCCGATGTCGCCGCGCGGCAGCGCGAGGCTGAGCCCGTCGACCACCGTCCGGCGGCCTTGCGGCGTGTCGTACGCGAGGCAGAGGGTTTCGAGTTCGAGCAGGTTCACGGTGTCAGGCTCCGGTGTTGGGGCGGGTGCGGGCGAGCAGGATCACGGGCGCGAGCCCGGCCAGCACGATCGCGAACGCGGCGACCGCGCCTTCTTCATAGGTTCCGCGTGCGGCTTCCGCGTACAGCCAGGTCGCCAGCGTGTCGAAGTTCAGCGGGCGCAGCAGCAGCGTGGCCGGCAGCTCCTTCATCGCATCGACGAACACCAGCAGTGCGCTCGTCGTGAGCGCGGGACGCAGCAGCGGCAGGTGCACGCGGCGCAGCGTGCCGCCGGCCGTTTCGCCAAGCGAGCGCGCCGCCTGTTCGAGCGACGGCGGAATACGCGCGAGGCCGGCCTCGATGCTGCCGGCCGAGATTGCGAGAAAGCGCACGGTGTACGCGATCACGAGCGCAGCCGCCGAGCCCATCAGCAGTAATCCGTCGCGGCCGAGCGCCACGCCGAGCAGCCGGTCGAGCGCCGCGAGCGGAATCAGCAGGCCGATCGCGAGCACGGTGCCCGGCACCGCATAGCCGAGGCTCGCGATCCGCGCGGCGACGCGGGCCGGGCCGGCGCGCGCACTGTCGCGCTGCGCGCGCGCGGCCCACGAGACGACAAGCCCGCACGCGAGCGTGGCCACGGTGGCGGCGGTGGCGATCGTCAGCGTGTTGGCGAGCCCGATCAGCAACTGCGCGGACACGCCGCCGACCAGATGCAGGCGCTTGCCGGTCTCGACCGCGAGATACGCGGCCGGCGCGCCGAAGCCGAGCAGCACCGGCAGCCAGCCGAGCACGGCCGCGCTGCAGGCGGCCGCGCCCGTCAGGCGGCGCGGCGCGATCGGCCGCATGCGCCGGCCGTGCGCGTAGCGCTGGCGGCGGCGCCCGTAGCGTTCGAGCGCGATCATGCCGACGACGATCGCGAGCATCGCCAGCGCGATCTGCGCGGCGCCCGCGAGATCGGAGCGCGTGATCCAGGTCGTGTAGACGGAGACGGTCAGCGTCTGCACGCCGAGGAATTCGGACGCGCCGATGTCGTTCAGCGTTTCGAGCAGCGCGAGGCTGACGCCGACCGCGATCGCGGGCCGCGCGAGCGGCACGACGACGCGCCAGAACGTCGCGATGCGCCCGGCGCCGAGCGTGCGCGCGGCTTCAAGCAGGCTCGCCGACTGCGTGACGAACATCGCGCGCGTGCTGAGGTACACATACGGATACAGCACGAAGCCGAGCACGAACCCTGCGCCGGGCAGCGAGCGCAGGTCGGGCAGCCGGAACTGGCGCGGACTGTCGAAACCGAGCAGCCAGCGGATCGCGCCCTGCACGGGGCCGATCGGGTGCAGCAGGTCGAGATAGGCGAACGCGACGATGTAGGTCGGCACCGCGAGCGGCAGCAGCAGCGCCCAGCTCAGCACGCGGCGGCCGGGGAAGTCGTATGCGGTGACGAGCCACGCGCAGCCGGTGCCGACGACCGACACGATCGCGCCGACGCCCGCGAGCAGCAGCAGCGTATTGGCGAGCGCCTGCGGCAGCACGAATTCGGCGAGATGCCGCCAGTGCTCGAGATCGGCGCCGAACGCGGCTGCGACGAGCACCGCGAGCGGCGCCGCGACCGCCGCGGCGATAACGAGCGCGCCGGCGAGCCATGCGCTGCCGGCGCGCGGCCGCAGGCGCGAGCGGCGCGCCGCGACGAACGGGACTTCAGTTGTCAAAGCCGACCTTGTCGACGAGCTGGCTGGCCTGCTTGCGATGCTTCGCGATTTCCGCGAGCGGCAGCGGATCGATCTTCAGCTGACCGAAGCTCGCGATGACGGGGTCGAGCTTCACGTTCGCGCGCACCGGATATTCGTAGTTCGCCTGCGCATACAGCGCCTGGGCTTCCGGCGACACGAGATATTCGAGCAGCTTCACCGCGTTGGCCTTGTGCGGCGCGTGCTTCGCGACCGTCGCGCCGCTGATGTTCACGTGCGTGCCGCCGCTCTTCGCGTTTGCGAAGGTCGGCCGCACGACCTTGATCGCGTCGCCCCACTTGCGCGCGTCGGTGCCCGGCTCGGCATGCTTCATGTGGCCGACGTAGTACGCATTCGCGAGGCCGACGTCGCAGATGCCGCCGAGGATGTCGCGCGCGACGTCGCGATCGCCGCCGGTCGCCTTGCGTGCGAGGTTCGCCTTCACGCCGCGCAGCCATTGCTCGGTCGCGGCCTCGCCGTCGTGCGCGATCATCGCCGCGACGAGCGCGGTGTTGTACGGATGCTGGCCCGAGCGGATGCACACCTTGCCTTTCCATTTCGGGTCGGCGAGATCCTCGTAGCGGAACGCGTCGACCTTCAGGTCCTTCTCGACGTACAGCACGCGGTCGCGCAGCGACAGCGCGTACCAGTCGCCCTGCGCGCTGCGCAGGTTCGCGGGGATCGCATCGTCGAGCACCTTCGAGCGGACCGGCTGCGTGAGTCCGCCGTCGACCAGGTCGAGCAGGTTGCCGACGTCGACCGTCATCAGCACGTCGGCCGGCGACTGCGCGCCTTCCGCCTTCACGCGTTCGAGCAGGCCGTCCTTCACGAACACGGTGTTGACCTTGACGCCGCTCTGCTTCGTGAACGCGTCGATGAGCGGCTGGATCAGCTTCGGCTCGCGGGTGGTGTACAGGCTCACTTCCTCGGCGGCGTGAGCGAGCGGCGCGAAAGCGGCCGCGGCAAGGGCGAGGGCGCCGGCGAGCGGCAGCGGGCGGATACGCGGATTCGACATGGAGACTCCGGAGCGGCAGGCAGACGGTGGAATGCGCCGGGCGCACCTGCCGCTCGCGCTGCCCGGAACATTACGAAATGTAAGACTCCGGATTCTAGATCGAAATGGGAATGATTATCAAATGAAAGCTTCGCGCAAGCCGCGCGCAGCGCGCGCGAAATGGCGGGCGACGACGCGTCGCACGGCGCGCGCAAGCGCGTAGAATGCCCGCTTCAATGAATTTGACGGAGTCGCCCCGACCATGAACGATCAGCGCAAGAAGAACCCAGTCCGCAACGTGAGCATCCTGATCGTCGTGGCCGTGCTGCTCGTGATCGGGACGATCCTGTACAACGCGATTTCGCAGAAGCGCGCCTACGACGAGGCCCATCCGGCCGAGGCCGCGAGCGCGGCGTCGCACTGAACCGGGCAGCGCGGCATCGAGGCCCGGCGCTGTCGCGCTGCGCGGGCCGGGCGGACAAGGCGCGGCGCGCATCACGGCGCATGCCGCGCGGCGCGCCGGGAGCAGGGGCCGCGCCGGAGCCGGCGCGGCGCGTGGATCAGTCGTGCGTCAACGTGACGCAGCGGCGAACTTCGGGCGGATCCGCGCGTAGAACAGCACCGCGAGCAGCGCGAGCCAGGCCGCGCCGACATAGAGCGCGACGCGCGTGTCGTCGAACCAGCCGAGCATCACGATCACGAAGCCCATGAACGCGATCGTCAGCGCGGGCGCGACCGGCCACAGCGGTACCTTGAACTTCAGCGCCGCGACTTCCGCGGCCGGCAGG
It encodes:
- a CDS encoding ABC transporter ATP-binding protein produces the protein MNLLELETLCLAYDTPQGRRTVVDGLSLALPRGDIGCLLGASGCGKTTVLRAIAGFEPVRAGRIVLDGAAVATPTLDVPPERRRIGMMFQDYALFPHLSAADNVAFGLRRMPKPERRARVADMLELVGLAQSAGAYPHELSGGQQQRVALARALAPSPELLLLDEPFSNLDVDTRERLAFELREILKRTGHTAILVTHNQAEAFAIADRIGVMHEGRLAQWDTPHALHHRPASAFVADFVRRDALADERARALMRGR
- a CDS encoding cysteine dioxygenase family protein encodes the protein MQTSTLARVATRRVATAAADIAPASASAVRPALARLCARIDEAFEAVHASGASSHDDPAQHPAFARRMRAALAEAGAATRWLTDAQRRGDPQTYCRHLLAADPLGRYTIVALVWRPGQCSPVHAHRTWCGYTVLEGTLTETLYDRDTAADHAIEARRQRRDAGAVSFVRGGPQGIHRLGHDCASAGAPAISLHVYGVPGEQIATHVNALVEVAAPA
- a CDS encoding Fe(3+) ABC transporter substrate-binding protein encodes the protein MSNPRIRPLPLAGALALAAAAFAPLAHAAEEVSLYTTREPKLIQPLIDAFTKQSGVKVNTVFVKDGLLERVKAEGAQSPADVLMTVDVGNLLDLVDGGLTQPVRSKVLDDAIPANLRSAQGDWYALSLRDRVLYVEKDLKVDAFRYEDLADPKWKGKVCIRSGQHPYNTALVAAMIAHDGEAATEQWLRGVKANLARKATGGDRDVARDILGGICDVGLANAYYVGHMKHAEPGTDARKWGDAIKVVRPTFANAKSGGTHVNISGATVAKHAPHKANAVKLLEYLVSPEAQALYAQANYEYPVRANVKLDPVIASFGQLKIDPLPLAEIAKHRKQASQLVDKVGFDN
- a CDS encoding ABC transporter permease — protein: MTTEVPFVAARRSRLRPRAGSAWLAGALVIAAAVAAPLAVLVAAAFGADLEHWRHLAEFVLPQALANTLLLLAGVGAIVSVVGTGCAWLVTAYDFPGRRVLSWALLLPLAVPTYIVAFAYLDLLHPIGPVQGAIRWLLGFDSPRQFRLPDLRSLPGAGFVLGFVLYPYVYLSTRAMFVTQSASLLEAARTLGAGRIATFWRVVVPLARPAIAVGVSLALLETLNDIGASEFLGVQTLTVSVYTTWITRSDLAGAAQIALAMLAIVVGMIALERYGRRRQRYAHGRRMRPIAPRRLTGAAACSAAVLGWLPVLLGFGAPAAYLAVETGKRLHLVGGVSAQLLIGLANTLTIATAATVATLACGLVVSWAARAQRDSARAGPARVAARIASLGYAVPGTVLAIGLLIPLAALDRLLGVALGRDGLLLMGSAAALVIAYTVRFLAISAGSIEAGLARIPPSLEQAARSLGETAGGTLRRVHLPLLRPALTTSALLVFVDAMKELPATLLLRPLNFDTLATWLYAEAARGTYEEGAVAAFAIVLAGLAPVILLARTRPNTGA
- a CDS encoding NAD(P)-dependent oxidoreductase translates to MTQRSLNIALFGATGMIGSRIAAEAARRGHRVTALSRHPGAAGDGITAKAADLFDPASIAAAVPGHDVVASAYGPKQDDAAKVVAAAKALVAGTRAAGLKRLVVVGGAGSLEVAPGKQLVDSEGFPEAYKAVALAHRDAFDYLKTVADLDWTFFAPAALIAPGERTGKFRTGTGKLIADADGNSRISAEDYAVAFVDALEQGSFVREIATVAY
- a CDS encoding Lrp/AsnC family transcriptional regulator, whose protein sequence is MDAIDRKLLELLQADATLPIAELAQRVNLSQTPCWKRVQRLKETGAIRAQVALCDPRKLGVGTTVFVAIRTNQHTEEWAQRFTQAVRDMPEVVEVYRMSGETDYLLRVVVAGIDDYDRVYKQLIRAVPLFDVSSSFAMEQIKYSTALPVRDLVESA